DNA from Nocardioides yefusunii:
GCGTGCGCTGCTGGCGTTGCGCAACGACCCGGCGCTGGTCGCCGTGAACGAAGAGGTGCAGTGATGGACAGGTTCATCGACGACGAGCAGATCGCCCGGACGTTGGGCGAGGTCGCCGCGCGCACCGAGGTCGGTCCGGTGCCACTGGCCGCGATCAAGGAGCCTGCGGAGCGTCGCGGCTGGTTCAGGCCGCTGGCGGCAGCCGCCGCGGTGCTGGCTGTGGTCGGCACCGGCGTCGGGCTCGGGGTGCTCGGCAACGGCAACGACGGCAACGACGGTCATTCAGAAGGCCTGGTCGCCGCGCCGGGGAAGCGTCTGGCCGGACTCGGCCCGGTCGTGGCGGAGGTCCCTGATGCGTGGGGCGTCCAGCCGACCTCTCCGTGCCATGAGCAACCGCAGAGCAGCGTGGTTCGCTACGTCGACGTCTCGAACTTCACGATGGAGTGCAGAGCCGATCTGCGCCCCGAACACACGCGACCCGACGGCGTCGAGTCGCTGCTCTTCCTCACCTCCGAGGACCCCAGCCTGGACCCGGAGGACGAGTACTCGAGCAACGACTTCTGCTCGGCGTCGGCCCGCTTCGAGACGCCGCAGGGCGGCTTCGTGTGGGTCGTCGCGGAGGCGTGGACCCCGGAACGAGCCACCGAAATGCTCTCGTGGGTCCGCTTCGTCGACGGGCCGGTGGGCCTGCCCGGACCATCGGCGACCCTGAACGCGCTCGCTCCGACGCTGAACGCCGCGTCAGGACGGTACGAGCTCTCCGCCGATCAGTACCTCTCCGCGATCGACGCCTACGTGACCCTCCTGGACGCCTACGACCTCGAGGTCGAGATCGTCGAGGACGCCACGGAACTGGACGAGTGGGAAGAACCGACGTTCTCGGTCTCCCCCGAACCGACGAGCGTCCTCGCGGCGGGCGACACCGTCACCGTGACCACCCACGGAATCGACCTGCCCGACGGCCTCATCCGGACCACCGCCGACACCGACGATGCGCCACCGACCGGCACCCGCCAGATCGGTCTGGGCGACCTGATGATGGACGTCCCCGAGGCGTGGGCCGGCGACATGGTCAAGTGCGACGTCCCGGTGATGAGCACCTTCGTGGTCGGGCTGCCCGCGTCGCGGGGCTGCTTCGCCTCGGTGCCGCGTCCGGACGACGTCGAGGTGGTCCGCTGGACGCGGGTGGAGGTGTTCACCGACTTCGTGGGCGAACCGGTCCGCACCGAGGAGTTCCTGGGCGTGAAGACCACGCGGTGGGAGACGCAGTGCGCGCCCTACGACGGCACGGGCCCGGAGGTCTGCACCGCGCAGGTGTGGTTCAACGGCGACGACTCGAAGGCGTACGTCGTGGTCGAGGCGCCGACGAAAGCACGCGCCGAGGCGCTGATCTCGACGCTGCGTCGCAGCGACACCCTGGTGGGTGTGCCCCCGGCCCCGGAACGACGCGACGGGTTCGCCACGCCTGCGGAGGTGACGGCCTACCTCGCCGAACTCAACGAGCTCGGTCTGGCCGACGTCGCCATCGGCGCGGAGGACGGGTGGGAGGACGCCGACGAGCTGCGTGTCACCGCGACCGTGCGGGTCGCCGACGAGCGGGTGGAGACCGGGACGATGGTGGAACCCTCGACCGCCACCGTCACGGTCGACGTCCAACTCAAGGACAGTCGGCCCGAGCCGCCCCTGCGCACTCCCTCCGTCCCCGGCGGCTGAGCGCCCCTGCGCACCGTCTCGTACGCAAACTGTGGGATTGATGCCACGCCACCGGCGTGTCCACGCATCAATCCCACAGTTTCCTCAGGCTGAGGCACGTTTCCGCAGGAAACTGACCGCGTGGTCCCCGGCCCGGCCGTGGAGCAGCTGGTCTGATCCACGCCGTGGTGCGTGAACGCGATCGGGGACTCGCGCGATGAACTGGGCATGAGTGTCCTTCCAGTCCCCCGTCCACCGGAGGTGTCAGTGCCTCCCGACCTCGACGACCATGCCGTGATCGCAGCCTCGCTGGATCACCCCGACCGCTTCGGCGAACTCTTCGAGCGCCACGCCAGGGAGTTGCACAGGTTCCTCTCCCGACGTCTCGGGGACCTCGCCGACGACCTGCTGGGCGAGGTCTTCGTCGCCGCGTTCGAGCGTCGTGACCGGTACCGGCCCGAGCTCGCCGACGCCCGCCCGTGGCTCTACGGGATCGCGTCCAACGTGGTCCGCACCCACCACCGCTCCGAGGCGGCACGCTACCGGGCGCTGGCCCGGGTTCCGTTGGCCCTGGTCTCCCCCGACGACTCACCACGCGCGGTCGACTCCGCCGACGCCGCCGCGGTCCGTCCCCGGATCGCCGAGGCACTGGCCCGGCTGAAGCCGGCCGACCGCGAGGTCCTGCTGTTGGTGGCGTGGGCGCAGTTGGACCACGCCGAGGTCGCGGCCGCGCTTGACCTCCCTCCGGGGACCGTCCGGTCCCGCCTCCACCGGGCACGCACCCAGCTGCGTCCCGTCCTCGACGACCTGCAAGGAGCACTCCGATGACGCACACCGACCCCACCGACACCGACCTCCGCCTCGTGGACCGCTTCGGCCCGGCCCCGACCGGCCCCGACGACGACGTCCTGACCGCCGCCCGACGACAGCTGCAGGAACACACCGCAGCAGCCCGACGGACGCATGCCCCCCGACGCCGCACCGCCAGGGTCGGCGGCGCACTCGTCGGGACCCTCGCTGTCGGGTTCGCCGGGGTGGCGGCCGCAACCGGCGACCTCGCCCTCGGCTACGACTCGTTCTCAGCCGTCTTCAGTCACTGGGGCGACGACTCCGAGGCCGGGTCGACAGGCCCCGCCACGGCCACCCGGGCCGCCACCCTGCCCGGTCCGGACGGGACGGTCTTCAGCGTCATGACGACGCCCGGCGACGCCCGTTGCTACACGTCGGTGCTGGAGACGGCGGCGAGCGCCGCCCAACCGCAGCCGACCTCGTTCGTGCCCACCTCCGACAACTTCTGCACCTCGGATCCGGACGGCGAGGGTTGGTCGGGAGGAGCCTTCAAGCTGGACGGCACCTCGTTCGCCTACGACATCCCGGGCGTCGACCTGTCCCCCGAGTACGGCCTGGCGGGGTACACGGGCAACGCCGGGGACGCGGTCCGCGTCGAGGTCGTCACCCCGGACGACACGACCTATCCGAGCGTCCTGGTGGACGGCATGTTCTGGGGGTGGTTCCCAGCTGAGGAGGCCGGCTACGTGGTCGGGTACGCCGAGGACGGTTCGGTCGTCGGACGTGACTACGCCGGCCGCGGCAACGTCCCCGGCGCCCCGGAATCCTGACGGGTGACGGCTCAGAGCCCGGACCCCAGGTAGGGCAGCACCGCGATGCACGGCACCTTCTTCGCCTCGGCAGGTGCCAGTGCATTGAGCACGTGCCGCCAGGTGCGCTCACTGAACCCGGTGGAGATGTGTTCGGACCTGTCCTTGGCGCAGCCGTCCTGGAGCAGGATGTTGGTGACGTTGCCCTGGCCGCCGAACGCGGTGGGGTCGCCGACCAGGAACTGGTTCTGCGTCGGGGTGGCGATCCAGTCGTACTTGGACGCGATGACGGTGTAGTGCGGTCCGGGACGGGTGTCACCGTCGCGGTAGATCTCCTCGGCCAGTTCGGTGCCGGCGATCTGCTGCCCGAACGACGGCAGTACGTGGCGCAGGATCGGGTAGACGATCGGCGCGAGGGTGTCCGGTCGCAGGATCCCGGACCCGTCGGTCCCGTGGTTGCCCGGCGCGATGCCGACGAGCTCGTTGACCTTCGCGGCGCCGCCGAGGAAGTTGATGTAGTAGTGCGGCAGCATCCCGCCGCCCTGTGACCAGCCGACGAGGTCGACCTTGTCACTGCCGGTTGTGGCCCGCACCTGGTCGACGAACGTCGCGAGTTCGACGGCCGAGGTGCGGATGTCACCGAGTCCCTGGAGTGGGAAGCGTTCGAAGGGCGTGATGTTGCCGTAGTTGAAGTGGAAGACGCAGAAACCGTTGTTGCGCAGGTAGGGCGACCCGGTGCTCCACTCCCAGCCGGCACCCGAGGTGAAGTTCACCAGCACGACGGGGCGGGGACGGCTCGGGGTGAGCTTGCAGGTGGGGTCGTTGGAGCCCGCAGGACTCCAGTGGGGCACGAAGGTGCGCGCGGCCATCCCCGACAGGATGGGGGTGACGTTGAAGGAGACCGGGAGCGGCTTCTTCGGCGGATCGGCCTGTGCCGGAGCGGTGAGCGCACTCACGAGGGTCAGTGCGAGGGCGGCGCTGAGACCGCCTCGCAGAAGTCGCTGGGTCAGGGTTCTCAGGGGCATCGTGGCGCCTTTCGCGAGGCGCTGTCAGGGCGACAGCGCCGTGAGCTTCGACGACGACTCAGGCGACGGGGAGTACTGGGACGGCCACCGGCCAGGAGTCGGCCTGACGACACCTACCCGTCTCCGGTACGGCTTGCCCCCGTCCCTACGTCTGTCCGAAGTACCTCGGCCTCGTTCTCCGGGCCGGGCGCTCGCGAACTCGGATGAGACGGACCGGGCAGACGCTGGTCCGTGCGACACCCTCGCCCTAGGTTGGAGGTCTGACCGGTCGGAGGGGACATGGCTCACGAAGCGCTCGTCGCGCAGGTTCGCAGGCAGGCCGAACTGCTGCCGCAGATGTACGCCCGCCTCGATCCCGAGGCGATCCCGGAACGTCTGGCCCTGGGCCCGGACGACCCCAGCGACCTCGACGTCGTGCAGGGGGTCGACCGGGCCGAGATCCTGGCCGACACCGACCTGGTGGACCTGCTCGTCACCGCCACCCGGCTCGGGGACGTCGTCGCTGACGCGTACGCGCTGCTGCTGCCGACGTACGGGATGCGTGGGCTGGTGGAGATGCTGCGCACGGCGTGCCGTGACGGCGTCGACGCGGTGCCGGACGCTCCGGCCGAGCTGCGGACGTTCATCGCCGCGATGGAGGCGACACCGTCGTGGATCGACATGGACCTGGTCCGTGAGGGTGCGCGGTGGGAGCGGATCGAGGCGGCGTTCGTGACGCCGTACGTCATCCGTGGGGCGTTCCTGGCGACGTTCCTCAACGCCTACGCCGCGCTCCCGATGGCGCTCACCGGAACTCTTTCGGGGCGGACGTCGGGGCGGCGGGTGAAGGAGACGGCGTCGTTCTTCGGGGCGACGGTGCTGCCCGGCGGCACCGACCGCACCGGTCCCGGGTTCGAGGCCGCGGCGATGGTGCGGCTCATGCACTCCTCGGTGCGGGTGCACGCGTTGCGCAGCGAGAAGTGGGACGTCACCACGCATGGCCTGCCGATCCCGCAGGCCGACCAGATGCCGGCCGGGATGATCAACATCGCGCTGACCTCGATGAAGGTGCTGCGTCAGGGACGCACCGAGTTCAACGCCCGGGAGCAGGCCGGCGTCGAACTGGCCCGCTACCGCTGCTTCCTGCTGGGTCTGCCCGACGAACTCCTGCCCGACTCCCCCACCGAGGTGCTGCGGGTGCTGTCGGCGCGCGCCGCGACGCTGCGGACCGCGTTCGACGACGACACCTGCGGGGCGCTGGTCCGTTCGACGTTGGCCGCGACCCTGCACCCCGACGCCGGACGCTGGGGTGCGGTGAAGGAGCGCTGGGAGCGGAGCTTCTCGACGGTGACGTTCGTGAAGGCGTTCCTGGCCGACGACTACGCCCGCGCCGCTGCGATGGGGGTCGAGGTGACGCGCGCCGACCGGGCCAGGGCGGTGGCGATGCTGCCGCTCGTCATCGGGCGGACGTTGGCCGTGCGTGGTCTCTCACGGGTGCCGGGCGTCGAACGTCTCGCGGACCGCTACGTCGTCGCGACCCTGGAACGACGCATCCGCGGGTACGGGCACCCGGAGTACACCGCGAGGGTGTGACCCCTGCCCAGCCCGCGCAATTGTGGGATTGATGCGGTGACACGCCGTCGGCGTGGCATCAATCCGACAGTTGCGCAGGCGAGCGGAGCGAGCCAGCGAGCATCAGTGGGCCATGTCGACGAAGCGCGAGTAGTGACCCTGGAAGGCGACGGTGATGTCGCGGGTCGCGCCGTTACGGTGCTTCACGACGAGCAGGTCGGCCTCACCGGGACGGTTCGACTCCTTCTCGTAGACGTCCTCGCGGTGCAGCAGGATCACCATGTCGGCGTCCTGCTCGATCGAGCCGGACTCACGCAGGTCACTCATCGCGGGGCGCTTGTCGGCACGCTGCTCAGGACCACGGTTCAGCTGCGAGAGCGCGATGACGGGGACGTCGAGCTCCTTCGCGAGGAGCTTGATCTGGCGGGAGAACTCCGAGACCTCGAGCTGACGGGACTCGACCTTCTTGCCCGAGCTCATCAGCTGCAGGTAGTCGATGACGATGAGGCGCAGGTCGTGCTTCTGCTTGAGGCGACGCGCCTTGGCGCGGATCTCCATCATCGTGAGGTTGGGCGAGTCATCGATGTACATCGGGGCCGCGGAGACCTCGCCCATCTTGCGGGCGAGCTTGTCCCAGTCGTCCTCCTGCATGTTGCCGTTGCGGATGTGGTTCAGGGCCACCTTCGCCTCGGCGGACAGCAGACGCATGACGATCTCGGCGCGCGTCATTTCCAGGGAGAAGAAGACGGACGCCATGTTGTTGTGGATCGACGCGGCACGGCAGAAGTCGAGCGCGAGCGTCGAGTTGTGGGTCGGGACCATGGAGCGGCCTGCAAGGTACAGGTGGTCGTCGTTGTCGACCTGGACGCAGCGCACAGGTACGGAGTCGATCTGCTTGACGTCGGTGACGTAGCGACGCCCGATCCTGCTGGTGTTCGCCGGACGCTCCTCCTTGTGCAGGAGGTGCTTGCGCTCGAGCTTGAAGACGTCGTCGACGGTGGAGAAGTTGAGGATGAACGCCGTGGACCGCGACTCGTCACGCCCAGCGACCGCCTTCGTGCGGAAGCCACAGCGGTAACCCAGGCTCACGACGAGTTCGTACACGTCACGAGCCAGACGCTCATCGGTGACCGCGAACTGGCAGGACCCCACACCGCGCACCACAGTGCCGTCGGTGTCCATGAGTCCGGCGAGCAGCTCACGACGCTGGGCCTCGGAAGCACGCAGGTAGGCGGCGGGGATGTGCTTGGCGTTGAGGACACCCAGTCCGCGCAGGAGCGCGGTGATGGTGCCGTGGTCTTCGCGGCAGGCCGCGCACGTGAACTGGCCGGTGCAGGGCTTGCCGCAGCCCGGGCAGATTCCGTCCACCGCGGCGACCGCGTCCGGCAAGGTGATCGAGTACAGCATGTCGCCACGGTGAGTGACGACGTATCCCTTGCCCTCGATGAGCATCGGAATCTCGGGAGTCTCCGAGGTGATCCGGCCGCTGGCGGAATGCCCGTCGCCGAGCCAGGCGCCGAGGACGTACGGGTCGATCGGCAGGTTCTGCTCCGCGCCGACCAACGGCGCCGCGTTGACGATCGCGTGGTTGGCACGGGCGTCGGCGCCCACCCGCACCGTTGCAGCGATCTGCTCAGTGGTGACCACCGAGGCATGGATGCGCTGGTTCTTCGAACGGTTGTACTCGTTCTCCGCAGCCCACTTCGACTTCCGTGCAGCCCGCGTCTCGGTGAGCCACTGGTGCTCACCGTCCGCGACGATCACCGTGCCGTCGGAGAACGTGACCTCGTAGCAGGGCCGCTCAAGCATGACCTCGGTGGCTGCCACCACCTTGGTCGGCCTGCCGTCCGCATCGATGAGCTCGTCGCCCACCGAGACTTCGCCCATGGTGGTCCACCCGGTCGGCGTCGGCAGCGGAGTGTCGAGAGCCAGCGCCTTACCCATGGCGGGACGAGCTGCGACGATGATCATCTGACCGCCGTGCAGACCGTTGGTGAGTTCGTCGAAGTCGGCGAAGCCGGTCGGGACGCCGTAGACGCCCTTCTCACGGTTGCCGATCGCCTCGATCTCGTCGAGGACGTCGTTCATGATGTCGCTCAGCGGGACGTAGTCCTCGGTGGAGCGCTTCTCGGTGAGCTTGAAGACCTCGGCCTGCGCCTGGTCGACCATGTCGTCGACCTGGCCCTCACCGGCGTAACCGATCTGGACGATCTTGGTGCCGGCCTCGACGAGGCGGCGCAGGACCGACTTCTCGCGGACGATCTCGGCGTAGTACGCGGCGTTCGCAGCGATCGGGACGTTCGCGGCCAGCGTGTGCAGGTACGGCGCGCCACCGAGCTTGACCAGCTCACCACGACGCTGGAGCTCGGCGGCGACGGTGACCGGGTCGGCGGGCTCGGAGCGTCCGAAGAGGTCGATGATCGCGTCGAAGATCGACTCGTGTGCGGGACGGTAGAAGTCGGTGCCGCGGATGATCTCGCCGACCTCGGCGATGGCGTCCTTGGACAGCAGCATCGAACCGAGGACGGACTGCTCGGCGGCATTGTCCTGGGGCGGGGTGCGGTCATTCGCGGCGCGAGGGGCCTTGCCCGGCTCGTAGGCCGCGGGGCCGTCGCCCCAGCCGTCGAACGCGGGCTCGAAGCCTGCGTCGAACGACGCGTCGAACGCGGTGTCGAAACCGGGCTCCTCGGCCGGAGGGAGGTTCGTCTCGCCAGTGCTCATGGGTCCTCCGGGGAAGTACGTCTGCTCGAGCGGGACGCCGTGCTCGCGGTCCGCAGATCACCATCATTGCGTGCCGCCGGGAGACCCCCGCGTTCTCGCGGAACATACGTCCTGAGGGTCCTACCGAACGAAGCGACGAGACCCCGTTTTCCACACCCCCTGTGGAAAACTGTGAAATGACAGTGGAAGAACAGTTCACAACTGTGTGCACAGCTGTGGACAACCGTGGATCAACTCACTCTGCACTGGCCCTGACCTGCGGAAATGAGTTTTCACAGTTGTGCACAACAAATACTTCTCCACTCGGAACCGACTCGCTCGTCGCTCTGCAGTTTTGTCGACAAGCTCGACCGCGAGGCGTTGCCGAAGAGTTATCCACCGGTTGTCCACAGGCCGGAAAACCGTGCCGTACCCGAAATTTCGCCGCTGACCTGCGCATTTGCACAGAGGTTCGAACCGCCCCCTCCGCATACCTAGACTCGGGGAGTGAGAACGACAGACCGCGAGATCGTCAGACTGGCCGTTCCGGCCTTCTTCGCCCTCGTCGCCGAACCCCTCTTCCTGCTCGCGGACACGGCCGTCGTCGGCCACCTCGGGACCGCTCAACTGGCCGGTGTCGGCATCGCCGCCGTGGTCATGCAGACCGTCGTCGGGCTCTGCGTCTTCCTCGCCTACGGCACCACCGCCGGCGTCTCCCGCAGTCTCGGCGCGGGTGACACCCGACGCGCGATCTCTCTGGGCGTCGACGGCATCTGGCTCGCGATCGGGATCGGGGTGGCCGCCACCCTGGCGCTGCTCGCCGTCCTCGATCCTCTGATCGCAGCGTTCGACGTCTCCGCGGGTGTCGCCGGGTCCGCCCACGACTACCTCACCGTCGCGGTCCTCGGCATCACCCCGCTGCTGGTGATGCTGGCCGCCACCGGCGTCCTGCGCGGCCTGCAGGACACCCGCACCCCACTGTGGGTGGCGGTGGGCGGCAACCTCGTCAACGTCGTCCTCAACCTGCTGCTGGTCTACGGCATCGGGCCCTTCCCGGAGATGGGCGTCGCCGGTTCCGCGCTCGGCTCGGTGATCGCCCAACTGCTCAGCGCGCTCGCGCTGGTCGCCGTCGTCGTCCTCGCCGCCCGACGCCACCAGTCCTCGCTGCGCCCCGACCTGCCCGGCATCCGCTCCGCCGCCCGCGCCAGCGTCCCGCTGGTGGTGCGCACCCTGGCCCTGCGGGCCGCCCTCCTGGTCGGCACCTGGTCGGTCGCGGCCTCCAGCAGCCCCGACGGCGCAGAGATCGCGGCGCACCAGGTCGCGTTCACCGTCTGGACGTTCCTCGTCTTCGCCCTCGACGCGATCGCGATCGCCGCCCAGGCCCTCACCGGACGCGCCCTCGGTGAAGGCGATCGTGCCCGCGCCGAGCTCCTCACCCGACGCATGATCGCGTGGGGCCTGTGGAGCGGAGTCGCAGCCGGCGTCGTGCTCGCCGCACTCGCCCCGTTCCTGGGAGCCCTCTTCACCGGCGACGACGCCGTGCGCGACCTGCTGCTCCCGATCCTGCTGGTCGCCGCCGTGGGGCAGCCGGTGGCCGGCGTCGTCTTCGTCCTCGACGGCGTCCTGATCGGTGCCGGCGACGGCAGGTGGCTCGCGCGGGCCGGCGTCGGGACGCTCGTGGCCTACGCGCCGTTCGTGCTGCTGGCAGGAGCCCTGCTCGACGGCACCGCGGCACTCGTGACGGTCTGGGTACTCTTCGCGTCCCTTTTCATGGGGGTGCGCTGTGCGTTCCTGCTGCACCGCGTCCGCGGTGGCGGCTGGATGGTGCTCGGAGCCTCCTGAACCCGAGCGACGTCCACTCACCGGTCCAGTCCAGGCGGAAAGAATGCTCGCTGAGTGAGATGTCAATGGATCGAAGGGTCTCCCTCGGTGCGGACTGCCTCATTTTGGGTAACCGACACTTCTCAGATCCTCACCCAAGGAGCGCGCATGCGCCACCCCCTCACCACTGGACTCGCCGCTCTCGCGCTGAGTGCCGCCTCGTTCACCGCCCTGCAGGCCAACGCGGCAGATCCGGCCGGACCCACCACCGTGACCTTCACCGATGCCCTGAACGACACCGCGTGGAACGCCGGAGCCGTCGGTACCGGCGACATCCTGATCGACCTCGCGCGCATCGAGCTCACCACCACGACGACGTCCATCCGGGTCGAGAGCTTCTTCAACTCCGCCGTCGCCGTCTCCGGCTGGTCATGGGACACCCTGACCCTCAACCTCGACACCGACGCGGACGGCATCATCGACCACTACGTCCTCGTCGACGAGTCGTCGAAGACCGCGACCCTGTTCAAGCGCACCTCGACCGGCGACGTCCGCCAGGGTCCGGTGACCTACAGCGTCACCTCCGGCCTCAACGGCGCGATCGCGGTGGAGATCAACCGTCTCCTGCTCGGCTCCCCGTCGAAGATCCGGCTGAACGTCACCGCGCAGCAGAAGTACGGCAACTCGGCCGTGGTGCGGGACTTCTACCCCGGTGGGCTCTCCGACGTCAACGAAGGGCGCCTGACCCTCCTCACGAACACCATCGACGTCTCCTCCGACACCACTCCCGTGGAGATCAAGCCCGAGGACCCGTTCACCCCGGTGACGCCTGGGACGCCCACCACGCCCACCACACCGACGACGCCGACCACGCCCACCACGCCCACGACGCCCACGACGCCCACGACGCCGACCACGCCGACCACGCCCACCACGCCCACCACGCCCACGACGCCGGGCAAGCCGGGCAAGCCCGGTGCCGACGGTCAGGCAGGCACCCCCGGAAAGCCAGGCCAGAACGGTACCAACGGCCCCTCCGCCGTCAAGACCAAGCTCACGATCAAGCTCACGAAGAAGACGCAGCGCGTCGGCAAGGCCCCCGCCAAGGCCAAGATCAAGGTCAAGGCCACCACAGGCAAGGCCAAGGGAACCCTCGTCCTGCGCGTCAACGGCAAGGTCTTCAACACCGTGAAGGTCAACGGAAACAAGACCTACACGATCAAGCTCTCCAAGAAGCTCAAGCGTGGCAAGAAGCTGGTCCGGGTCACCTTCGTCCCCCCGCCAAGGCAGGCACCAGCCAGCGCGCGATGGCCCAGACCTGGTTGACGGTCAAGCGCTGACCCCGAGGTAGGTCCCACACAGACCGAGGCCCGGTCTCCCCACGAAGGGGAGGCCGGGCCTCGGTGCTGAAAAGCGAACGTCAGGCGACGGTGACGGCCACCGAAGCGGTGACGTCCTCGTGCAGCTTGACCGACACCGTGTAGGTGCCAGTGGTCTTGATCGGGTTACCGATCACGACGGTGCGCTTGTCAATGGTCTCGCCAGCAGCCTCGGAGATCGCGCCAGCAATGTCCGCGACGGTCACGGCGCCGAAGAGGCGGCCGTTCTCGCCGGAGCGGACCTTGAGGACAACCTTGGCAGCCTCAACGGTGGTCTTGATCTCAGCAGCGTGAGCAGCGTCGCGAGCAGCGCGGGCCTGGCGGGCCTTCTGGATCTGCTCGACGGTCTTCTCGCCGCCCTTGGTCCAACGCATGGCGTCGCCGCGCGGGATGAGGTAGTTACGGCCGTAACCGTTCTTCACCTCGACGATGTCGCCAGCGGAACCGAGGCCGGTCACTTCCTGGGTCAGGATGAGCTTCATATTCCTGGCTCCCTTCAGCGTCCGGTCGAGGTGTACGGCAGGAGGGCAACCTCGCGGGCGTTCTTGACCGCCATGGCGACGTCGCGCTGGTGCTGGACGCAGTTGCCGGTCACACGACGCGCGCGGATCTTGCCACGGTCGGAGATGAACTTGCGAAGGAGAGCGGTGTCCTTGTAGTCGACACCGGTCGCCTTCTCCTTGCAGAACTGGCAAACCTTCTTCTTGGGCTTGCGAATCACTGCCTTGGCCATTGTGGTGCTTCCTTTCTAGAAGCCCGGCCGTGAAGCCGGAATGGTTGAGGTGTTGATCGGGAAATCTGTTGGATCAGAACGGGGGCTCGTCGCCACCGACACCGGGGGCACCCCACGGGTCGGGCTGGCCACCAGCCGGGGCACCGTAGCCGCCGCCACCCATGGGGGGCTGAGCGGGCTGCTGTGCCCACGGGTCCTGCTGCACGGGGGCAGCCTGGGGAGCGCCGAAGCCACCACCCTGGGGGGCGCCGAAGCCGCCGCCACCCTGGGGAGCGCCACCGCCGAAGCCACCGCCGCCACCACCACGGGAGGCGCGCTGGACCTTGGCGGTCGCGTACTTCAGCGAGGGACCGATCTCTTCGACCTCGAGCTCGAT
Protein-coding regions in this window:
- the rpsR gene encoding 30S ribosomal protein S18 gives rise to the protein MAKAVIRKPKKKVCQFCKEKATGVDYKDTALLRKFISDRGKIRARRVTGNCVQHQRDVAMAVKNAREVALLPYTSTGR
- a CDS encoding single-stranded DNA-binding protein produces the protein MAGETVITVVGNLVDDPELRFTPSGAPVANFRIASTPRTLDRATNEWKDGEALFLSCSIWRQAAENVAESLQKGMRVVVQGRLKQRSYEDRDGQKRSVIELEVEEIGPSLKYATAKVQRASRGGGGGGFGGGAPQGGGGFGAPQGGGFGAPQAAPVQQDPWAQQPAQPPMGGGGYGAPAGGQPDPWGAPGVGGDEPPF